One Nostoc sp. UHCC 0302 DNA window includes the following coding sequences:
- a CDS encoding nuclear transport factor 2 family protein has protein sequence MSKIEDNKIIAQRWLDLISEHQIEDICSMTAPNWKIHGALPGLTPGPDGVRQLFGSFGDIKQKWTIEDISCSTDKISDSQSVQVHNRIRINQFVTKLLF, from the coding sequence ATGTCTAAAATTGAGGACAACAAAATAATTGCTCAACGATGGCTTGACCTGATTAGTGAGCATCAGATTGAAGATATTTGCTCTATGACTGCCCCGAATTGGAAGATTCATGGTGCTTTACCTGGGCTGACTCCAGGCCCAGACGGAGTACGTCAACTGTTTGGCTCATTCGGAGATATCAAGCAGAAATGGACAATTGAAGACATAAGCTGTTCCACTGACAAAATTTCAGATTCACAATCTGTTCAAGTTCATAACCGCATTAGAATAAATCAATTTGTTACCAAGCTCTTATTTTAA